One Thauera sp. K11 DNA window includes the following coding sequences:
- a CDS encoding conjugative transfer ATPase translates to MAWSLLKPRERQAANGPDQPADAWARHVAALRAHGIPEPGTARDARRRPATLADEEALYDVAPSFVDLLPWVEYLPDTQCMLLEDGASVAAFYELTPVGTEGREPEWLLQVRDTLENALQDACDELDDHPWVIQLYAQDETAWDPYLDTLRRYVQPRAQGSAFTEFYLRHFAHHLRAISKSGGLFEDHTVSRLPWRGQTRRTRMVVYRRVGQTPVRRGQSPEHALNTVCERLTGGLANAGVHSRRLGAADVYDWLLRWFNPHPTLLGPSEADRERFYALTRYPEETEPGEIELASGTDFAQRLFFGQPRSDVAEGLWYFDDLPHRAISVDRLRMPPSTGHVTGETRKGGDAINALFDQLPEGTILCLTLVATPQDVLEAHLNHLARKAVGETIASEQTRHDVEQARGLIGSAHKLYRGALTFYLRGRDLAELDARGLQLGNVLLNAGLQPVREDDEVAPLNTYLRWLPCVYDPAKDKRQWYTQLMFVQHAVNLAPLWGRSQGTGHPGITVFNRGGGLVTFDPLNRLDRQMNAHMFFFGPTGSGKSATLNNILNQVAAIYRPRLFIVEAGNSFGLFGEHAARLGMSVHRVKLAPGAGVSLAPFADARRLVDTPSQVHTLDADALDDVEDTAAGDEQRDVLGELEITARLMITGGEEREEARMTRADRSLIRQCILDAAHRCHAEQHTVLTRDVRDALRERGADMSLPDIRRTRLLEMADAMNLFTQGADGEMFDRPGTPWPEADITIVDLATYAREGYNAQLSIAYISLINTINNIAERDQFLGRPILSVTDEGHIITRNPLLSPYIVKITKMWRKLGAWFWLATQNLDDLPREAEVLLNMIEWWVCLSMPPDEVDKIARFRELTPAQKALMRSARKESGKFSEGVILSRSMELLFRAVPPSLYLALAQTEPEEKAERYRLMQQYGIGELDAAHRIAEMIDRTRGIEPQALYTDPDALTTPG, encoded by the coding sequence ATGGCCTGGTCGTTACTCAAGCCCAGGGAGCGGCAAGCCGCGAACGGACCGGACCAGCCGGCCGACGCCTGGGCGCGCCACGTCGCCGCCCTGCGCGCCCACGGCATCCCCGAGCCCGGCACCGCGCGCGATGCCCGGCGCCGGCCGGCCACGCTGGCCGACGAAGAGGCGCTGTACGACGTGGCGCCGTCCTTCGTCGATCTGCTGCCGTGGGTCGAATACCTGCCCGACACGCAGTGCATGCTGCTCGAAGATGGCGCGTCCGTCGCGGCGTTCTACGAACTGACCCCGGTGGGCACCGAGGGACGCGAGCCCGAATGGCTGCTGCAGGTGCGCGACACCCTGGAAAACGCCTTGCAGGATGCGTGCGACGAACTGGACGACCACCCCTGGGTGATCCAGCTCTACGCACAGGACGAAACCGCCTGGGACCCCTACCTCGACACCCTGCGCCGCTACGTCCAGCCCCGCGCCCAGGGCAGCGCCTTCACCGAGTTCTACCTGCGCCACTTCGCGCACCACCTGCGCGCCATTTCGAAATCCGGTGGCCTGTTCGAGGACCACACCGTCTCCCGCCTGCCCTGGCGCGGCCAGACCCGGCGCACGCGCATGGTCGTCTACCGGCGCGTCGGCCAGACGCCGGTGCGCCGCGGGCAATCGCCGGAACACGCCCTGAACACCGTCTGCGAGCGCCTCACCGGCGGCCTCGCCAATGCCGGCGTGCACAGCCGGCGCCTGGGCGCAGCCGACGTATACGACTGGCTGCTGCGCTGGTTCAACCCGCACCCGACCCTGCTCGGCCCGAGCGAGGCCGACCGTGAGCGCTTCTACGCATTGACCCGTTATCCTGAGGAGACCGAGCCGGGCGAGATCGAGTTGGCCAGCGGCACCGACTTCGCGCAGCGCCTGTTCTTCGGCCAGCCCCGCTCGGACGTGGCTGAGGGACTGTGGTACTTCGACGACCTGCCGCACCGGGCCATCAGTGTCGACCGCCTGCGGATGCCGCCGTCCACGGGCCACGTCACCGGCGAGACCCGCAAGGGCGGCGATGCGATCAATGCGCTGTTCGATCAGCTTCCGGAAGGCACGATCCTGTGCCTGACGCTGGTGGCGACGCCCCAGGACGTGCTGGAGGCACACCTGAACCACTTGGCGCGCAAGGCGGTCGGCGAGACGATCGCCTCCGAGCAGACCCGCCACGATGTAGAGCAGGCACGGGGACTGATCGGCAGCGCACACAAGCTCTATCGCGGCGCGCTGACGTTCTACCTGCGGGGCCGCGACCTGGCTGAACTCGACGCGCGCGGGCTGCAGTTGGGCAACGTGCTCCTCAACGCCGGCCTGCAGCCGGTGCGCGAGGATGACGAGGTGGCGCCGCTCAATACCTACCTGCGCTGGCTGCCCTGCGTCTATGACCCGGCCAAGGACAAGCGCCAGTGGTACACGCAGTTGATGTTCGTGCAGCACGCCGTCAACCTGGCGCCGCTGTGGGGCCGCAGCCAGGGCACCGGGCACCCGGGCATCACGGTGTTCAATCGCGGCGGCGGCCTCGTCACCTTCGATCCGCTGAACCGCCTCGACCGGCAAATGAACGCGCATATGTTCTTTTTCGGGCCGACCGGCTCGGGCAAGAGCGCCACCCTCAACAACATCCTCAACCAGGTCGCGGCGATCTACCGCCCGCGCCTGTTTATCGTCGAAGCCGGCAACAGCTTCGGGCTGTTCGGCGAGCATGCCGCGCGGCTGGGCATGTCGGTGCATCGCGTGAAGCTCGCACCCGGAGCGGGCGTGAGCCTGGCGCCGTTTGCCGACGCCCGGCGCCTGGTGGACACGCCGAGCCAGGTGCACACCCTCGATGCCGATGCGCTGGACGATGTGGAAGACACGGCCGCGGGCGACGAGCAGCGCGACGTGCTCGGCGAGCTGGAAATCACCGCCCGCCTGATGATCACCGGCGGCGAGGAGCGCGAAGAAGCGCGCATGACCCGCGCCGACCGCAGCCTGATCCGCCAGTGCATCCTCGATGCCGCCCATCGCTGCCACGCAGAACAGCACACGGTGCTGACGCGCGACGTGCGCGACGCGCTGCGCGAACGCGGGGCCGACATGAGCCTGCCGGACATCCGCCGCACCCGGCTGCTGGAGATGGCCGATGCGATGAACCTCTTCACCCAGGGCGCGGACGGCGAGATGTTCGACCGCCCGGGCACGCCCTGGCCGGAAGCGGACATCACCATCGTCGATCTGGCGACCTATGCCAGGGAAGGCTACAACGCCCAGCTCTCGATCGCCTACATCAGCCTCATCAACACCATCAACAACATCGCCGAGCGCGACCAGTTCCTGGGACGGCCCATCCTCTCCGTCACCGACGAGGGCCACATCATTACCAGGAACCCGTTGCTGTCGCCCTACATCGTCAAGATCACGAAGATGTGGCGCAAGCTGGGCGCCTGGTTCTGGCTGGCGACGCAGAATCTGGACGATCTGCCACGTGAGGCGGAAGTGCTGCTCAACATGATCGAGTGGTGGGTCTGTCTCAGCATGCCGCCGGACGAAGTGGACAAGATCGCGCGGTTCCGCGAACTCACGCCGGCACAGAAGGCGCTGATGCGCTCGGCCAGGAAGGAATCGGGGAAGTTCTCGGAGGGGGTCATTCTCTCGCGTAGCATGGAACTGCTGTTCCGTGCAGTGCCGCCGAGCCTGTACCTCGCACTCGCGCAAACGGAACCCGAAGAGAAAGCCGAGCGCTACCGGCTGATGCAGCAATACGGCATCGGCGAACTGGACGCGGCACACAGGATCGCCGAAATGATCGACCGCACCCGCGGCATCGAGCCGCAAGCCCTGTACACCGACCCGGATGCGCTCACCACCCCTGGTTGA
- a CDS encoding TIGR03751 family conjugal transfer lipoprotein has translation MRRTWTDGLAVLALALVLGGCATRKEELLPHDNRSMLDIWNVETGGGAGGGPAARQLLDARQSLRRPLTEADVRAAPGEQARYTRTAQNEIDRQFHRLPNPDLVMYVFPHLAGTDPVPVPGYSTVFPLYQRVQYALPGARTADY, from the coding sequence ATGCGCAGGACCTGGACTGACGGCCTCGCGGTGCTGGCCCTCGCCCTCGTGCTGGGCGGCTGCGCCACCCGCAAGGAGGAACTGCTGCCCCACGACAATCGCAGCATGCTCGACATCTGGAACGTCGAGACCGGCGGCGGAGCCGGGGGCGGTCCGGCCGCCCGGCAACTGCTCGACGCCCGCCAGTCCCTGCGCCGGCCGCTGACCGAAGCCGACGTGCGGGCTGCACCCGGCGAGCAGGCCCGCTACACACGCACGGCGCAGAACGAGATTGACCGCCAGTTCCACCGCCTGCCGAATCCGGATCTGGTGATGTACGTCTTCCCGCATCTGGCCGGCACCGATCCGGTGCCCGTGCCCGGCTACAGCACCGTATTCCCGCTGTACCAGCGGGTGCAGTACGCCCTGCCCGGCGCGCGGACCGCAGACTACTGA
- a CDS encoding TIGR03752 family integrating conjugative element protein, whose translation MQSNGLLKWLLIPFVLLLVFAAVKLFSNDGPPPGTEAGIRLTPEEAQRLGVEGDTPRDTVATLVAQVRQLRTELQSALTENKAQRDENERLRQREGAIDRRIASALETERSQLRQDREQVAAERQRTQGLLQALQQRLDGIGHKDAELPVGLGLEPGDGAGFGGEAVRWVEPDDVRDDGKRRSPGTGSFSFPTRFGPAQKTLESAAESAVETGRRAAGVPATTPVYTVPTNSTLMGSVAMTALIGRIPIDGTVNDPFPFKVLIGPDNLTANGIEIPDVTGMVVSGTASGDWTLSCVRGQIRSVTFVFDDGTIRTIPEDGERSGSGGNNREGLGWISDPYGIPCVSGERRSNAQQYLGTQALITAAGAGAASLIDSDTGRMAYVGADGAIGTVGITANEAVGRILAGGVQDMSQWVNKLYGQAFAAVYVKPGAQVAVHLEQPLAIDYDPAGRRVDRRLGGTPHAQDLD comes from the coding sequence ATGCAAAGTAACGGCCTGCTCAAATGGCTGCTGATCCCGTTTGTGCTGCTGCTCGTCTTCGCCGCAGTCAAGCTGTTCTCGAACGACGGGCCGCCCCCCGGCACGGAGGCCGGCATTCGACTCACCCCCGAGGAGGCGCAACGGCTCGGTGTCGAAGGCGACACCCCGCGCGACACCGTGGCGACCCTGGTCGCCCAGGTGCGGCAACTGCGCACCGAATTGCAAAGCGCGCTCACCGAGAACAAGGCCCAGCGCGACGAGAACGAGCGCCTGCGCCAGCGCGAAGGCGCCATCGACCGGCGCATCGCCAGCGCGCTCGAAACCGAGCGCAGCCAGTTGCGCCAGGACCGCGAACAGGTCGCCGCCGAGCGCCAGCGCACCCAGGGGCTGCTGCAGGCGTTGCAGCAGCGGCTCGACGGCATCGGTCACAAGGATGCCGAGTTGCCCGTCGGCCTCGGGCTCGAACCGGGCGACGGTGCCGGCTTCGGCGGTGAGGCGGTACGCTGGGTGGAGCCGGACGACGTGCGCGACGACGGCAAGCGCCGCAGCCCCGGCACCGGCAGCTTCAGCTTTCCGACCCGTTTCGGGCCGGCGCAGAAGACGCTGGAGAGCGCCGCCGAATCCGCAGTCGAGACCGGCCGGCGCGCGGCGGGCGTGCCCGCCACGACCCCGGTCTACACCGTGCCGACCAATTCGACGCTGATGGGCTCGGTCGCCATGACCGCCTTGATCGGCCGGATTCCGATCGACGGCACGGTCAACGATCCGTTCCCGTTCAAGGTGCTGATCGGCCCGGACAACCTGACTGCCAACGGTATCGAGATTCCCGACGTGACCGGCATGGTCGTCAGCGGCACGGCCTCCGGCGACTGGACGCTGTCCTGCGTACGCGGACAGATCCGCAGCGTCACGTTTGTCTTCGACGACGGCACCATCCGCACCATCCCGGAAGACGGCGAACGCAGCGGCAGCGGTGGCAACAACCGCGAGGGCCTGGGCTGGATCAGCGACCCCTACGGCATTCCGTGCGTGTCCGGCGAGCGGCGCAGCAACGCCCAGCAGTACCTCGGCACCCAGGCACTCATTACCGCCGCCGGGGCCGGCGCCGCCTCGCTGATCGATTCCGACACCGGCCGCATGGCCTATGTCGGCGCCGACGGCGCCATCGGCACGGTCGGCATCACCGCCAACGAAGCCGTGGGCCGGATTCTCGCCGGCGGCGTGCAGGACATGTCGCAGTGGGTCAACAAACTCTACGGGCAGGCCTTCGCCGCGGTGTACGTGAAGCCCGGTGCCCAGGTGGCAGTCCATCTCGAACAACCGCTTGCCATCGACTACGACCCGGCCGGTCGCCGCGTCGATCGCCGCCTTGGAGGTACACCCCATGCGCAGGACCTGGACTGA
- a CDS encoding TIGR03749 family integrating conjugative element protein, whose amino-acid sequence MNRLLPRTCAVLALALSAAAAHPLEILRWERLPLAVPLVVGEERVIFIDRNVRVGVPASVGARLRVQSAAGAVYLRASEPIEPTRLQLQDADTGTVILIDIAAEPEQAGQPPLEPVRIVEAGAAQQRNDAADDDDGAVARTPARHETPVSVVLTRYAAQSLYAPLRTIDPVPGITRASLRRDLALDTLLPTLPVEARALAAWRLDDLWVSAVRLRNTSAHWLDLDPRTLQGRFMTATFQHATLGPAGTPEDTTVVYLVTRGHGLAQALLPAIAPVDARLNLPVPGLDDGGRDAK is encoded by the coding sequence ATGAACCGCCTGTTGCCACGCACCTGCGCGGTCCTTGCGCTGGCGCTGTCCGCCGCCGCGGCACACCCGCTCGAAATCCTGCGCTGGGAACGCTTGCCGCTGGCCGTGCCGCTCGTCGTCGGTGAGGAGCGGGTGATCTTCATCGACCGCAACGTGCGCGTCGGCGTGCCCGCCTCGGTCGGTGCGCGCCTGCGCGTGCAGAGCGCGGCGGGCGCGGTCTACCTGCGCGCCAGCGAACCGATCGAGCCGACCCGCCTACAATTGCAGGATGCCGACACCGGCACGGTGATCCTGATCGATATCGCCGCCGAGCCGGAGCAGGCAGGCCAGCCCCCACTGGAACCGGTGCGCATCGTCGAGGCCGGTGCAGCCCAGCAACGGAATGATGCCGCCGACGATGATGACGGGGCTGTCGCCCGCACGCCGGCGCGGCACGAGACGCCGGTGTCCGTCGTGCTGACCCGCTACGCCGCGCAAAGCCTGTACGCCCCCCTGCGCACCATCGACCCCGTACCCGGCATCACGCGGGCGAGCTTGCGCCGCGACCTGGCGCTGGACACCCTGCTGCCCACGCTGCCGGTCGAGGCCCGGGCACTGGCGGCCTGGCGGCTGGACGATCTGTGGGTCAGCGCCGTGCGCCTGCGCAACACGTCTGCGCACTGGCTCGACCTCGATCCGCGCACGCTGCAGGGCCGCTTCATGACCGCCACCTTCCAGCACGCCACGCTGGGGCCGGCCGGCACACCGGAGGACACCACCGTCGTCTACCTCGTCACCCGCGGGCACGGTCTGGCGCAGGCCCTGCTGCCAGCCATCGCCCCGGTCGACGCTCGCCTCAACCTGCCGGTGCCCGGCCTCGATGACGGAGGCCGCGATGCAAAGTAA
- a CDS encoding PFL_4703 family integrating conjugative element protein: MSRFKNEVERLQAHIRSLRMGVCMLFILALVMGGGWWSAPKSLTIHVPPDLRTGSTRPWWEVPPENVYAFAFYVWQQLQRWPTNGDEDYPRNLHALSPYFTPACQAFLQQDYEYRRTAGELRRRVRGIYEIPGRSYGDDPALRVRTVSRRDWVVTLDVTADEYYASEQVKRAFVRYPLKVARMDVDPARNPFGLVIDCYEGAPQRIAAPADLAPPPGDTP; this comes from the coding sequence GTGAGCCGGTTCAAGAACGAGGTCGAGCGCCTGCAAGCACACATCCGGAGCCTGCGCATGGGCGTCTGCATGTTGTTCATACTGGCGCTGGTGATGGGGGGCGGCTGGTGGAGCGCGCCGAAGAGCCTCACGATCCACGTACCGCCCGATCTGCGCACGGGCAGCACCCGGCCCTGGTGGGAAGTGCCGCCCGAGAATGTCTATGCGTTTGCCTTCTACGTCTGGCAACAGCTTCAGCGCTGGCCGACCAATGGCGACGAGGACTACCCGCGCAATCTCCACGCGCTCTCGCCCTACTTCACGCCGGCCTGCCAGGCCTTCCTGCAGCAGGACTACGAATACCGCCGCACTGCCGGTGAACTGCGCCGGCGCGTGCGCGGCATCTACGAGATTCCCGGCCGCAGCTACGGCGACGATCCCGCGTTGCGCGTGCGCACGGTTTCCCGCCGCGACTGGGTGGTCACGCTCGACGTCACCGCCGACGAGTACTACGCCAGCGAGCAGGTGAAACGCGCGTTCGTGCGCTATCCCCTCAAGGTCGCACGCATGGACGTCGATCCGGCGCGCAATCCGTTCGGCCTCGTGATCGACTGCTACGAGGGGGCGCCCCAGCGCATCGCTGCGCCTGCCGACCTTGCCCCTCCTCCGGGAGACACACCATGA
- a CDS encoding TIGR03750 family conjugal transfer protein, with protein MADQDIRPDGTVAFLPHRLNRHPVVVLGLTADELWICAGLSGALGLMVGVPLAFALATIAIVPTAIVLAIALGVFAGGSALRRFKRGRPDTWLYRQLQWRMALRQPLLAPFVGGHGLITRSGWWSTRRSTAP; from the coding sequence ATGGCTGACCAGGACATCCGCCCGGACGGGACGGTGGCGTTCCTGCCCCATCGCTTGAACCGGCACCCGGTAGTCGTGCTCGGGCTGACGGCCGATGAACTGTGGATCTGCGCCGGCCTGTCGGGCGCGCTCGGCTTGATGGTGGGCGTGCCCCTGGCGTTCGCGCTCGCCACCATCGCCATCGTCCCGACCGCCATCGTGTTGGCGATCGCCCTCGGCGTGTTCGCCGGCGGCAGTGCGCTGCGCCGGTTCAAGCGCGGCCGGCCGGACACCTGGCTGTACCGGCAGCTCCAGTGGCGGATGGCCCTGCGCCAGCCGCTGCTCGCCCCGTTCGTCGGCGGACACGGGCTGATCACCCGTTCCGGCTGGTGGAGCACGCGCAGGAGCACGGCACCGTGA
- a CDS encoding TIGR03745 family integrating conjugative element membrane protein, with protein sequence MHCAARFFRPPRPVHLAALPTLAALAPLAHAQGLPTLENPSRGTGSGIMETLRNYGYDIVLLIALLVVASMFVGVCYHAYTRYAEIHTGRATWGQFGLTVAVGAVLLVVGIWLLTEATGIL encoded by the coding sequence ATGCATTGCGCTGCCCGCTTCTTCCGCCCTCCCCGCCCCGTGCATCTGGCCGCCCTGCCCACACTCGCCGCACTGGCGCCGCTCGCCCACGCCCAGGGGCTGCCCACCCTCGAGAACCCTTCCCGCGGCACCGGCAGCGGCATCATGGAAACGCTGCGCAACTACGGCTACGACATCGTGCTCCTGATCGCCCTGCTGGTGGTCGCCTCGATGTTCGTCGGCGTGTGCTACCACGCCTACACGCGCTATGCCGAGATCCACACCGGCCGTGCTACCTGGGGTCAGTTTGGATTGACCGTGGCCGTCGGCGCCGTCCTGCTGGTCGTGGGCATCTGGCTGCTCACCGAAGCCACTGGCATTCTCTGA
- a CDS encoding TIGR03758 family integrating conjugative element protein, translated as MNAAQTVAFQANGGFTPAAVSVVLIGAVFAVLLVWGVWAMRTAYVGWAEHQLSQRQFLGVVVRFAALYLVLTFFLLS; from the coding sequence ATGAACGCCGCCCAGACCGTCGCCTTCCAGGCCAACGGCGGCTTCACCCCTGCCGCCGTGTCGGTCGTGCTGATCGGGGCCGTGTTCGCCGTCCTGCTGGTGTGGGGCGTGTGGGCGATGCGCACCGCCTATGTCGGCTGGGCGGAGCACCAGCTTTCCCAACGTCAGTTCCTCGGGGTCGTGGTGCGCTTCGCTGCCCTGTACCTGGTGCTGACTTTCTTCCTGCTCTCGTAG
- a CDS encoding integrative conjugative element protein, RAQPRD family, which translates to MMFQISCHACGQRHWMALLVVALSVWQPATAADAIEREQLAALVRQLDLIERLTEHAASIAPQQRARYYFDYARLHEDVQRVRSGIRDYLTPARAQPRDPAVLLGDYRQPVTPVAAPEDAP; encoded by the coding sequence ATGATGTTCCAGATCAGCTGTCACGCTTGTGGGCAGCGCCATTGGATGGCGCTGCTTGTGGTCGCGCTCTCGGTCTGGCAGCCTGCCACCGCAGCCGACGCCATCGAGCGTGAACAGCTTGCGGCCCTGGTTCGCCAACTCGATCTGATCGAGCGACTGACCGAGCACGCCGCTAGCATCGCCCCCCAACAACGTGCCCGCTACTACTTCGACTACGCACGCCTGCACGAGGACGTCCAGCGTGTCCGGTCCGGCATCCGCGACTACCTGACACCCGCACGCGCCCAGCCACGCGACCCCGCCGTGCTGCTCGGCGACTACCGCCAGCCCGTTACCCCGGTCGCCGCACCGGAGGACGCCCCATGA
- a CDS encoding MerR family transcriptional regulator — protein MRIGELARRTGVSERMLRYYEQEGLLQPARTDSGYRDYGEAEVQAAHRIRLLSASGLKLDTIRVLLPCMRGDQPAFEPCQEVRDALRQEVEKLDEKLRDLTESRRIVASYLDGLKTATPPDFRTGSRSESP, from the coding sequence ATGCGGATCGGAGAGCTGGCACGCCGTACTGGCGTCAGCGAGCGAATGCTGCGCTACTACGAACAGGAGGGCCTGCTGCAGCCGGCCCGCACCGATTCAGGATATCGCGACTACGGTGAAGCCGAGGTCCAGGCCGCGCACCGCATCCGCCTGCTCAGTGCTTCCGGCCTGAAACTCGACACCATCCGGGTACTGCTGCCGTGCATGCGGGGCGATCAACCCGCATTCGAGCCCTGCCAGGAAGTCCGGGATGCGCTGCGGCAGGAGGTCGAGAAACTGGACGAGAAACTGCGCGACCTGACCGAAAGCAGGCGCATCGTGGCGAGCTACCTGGATGGACTGAAAACCGCAACGCCCCCTGATTTCCGCACTGGATCACGGAGCGAATCCCCATGA
- a CDS encoding alpha/beta fold hydrolase, with protein sequence MAVVEVDGARVSFQVDGQGPGLVLVHGTGGDAQSNWGHLVERFASRWTVVRPDYAGSGETADQGGALSVASLAAQVVGAARAAGAVPFDLVGFSLGASVAAYIAAEYPDEVRSLVLLAGFAAGEDTRFKLELGLWRDLIRNDRHALARLLLLTGFSPDFLAGLSMEQIEENIEAIVTGSQWEGMVRQVELDLTLDVREQVQRIAKPTLVIGCTYDHMVPPAHARALAAAIPGARYAELDSGHLAPLERPDELVRLVRGFLETGSAATTDASPTFMTLRNARPATAEELGPLAFAGYAHFTAMQVRNGGVRGLDLHLARLRQASLKLFGQALPDEQIRASLKAAVQAGPADFSLVATVYSPAGEFIVAGPEAVPELLIRTGPASSGPAGPLGLATFEHERTLAEVKHVGEIAKTWFLRRAVERGFDDAVFVDRRGRLSEATIWNLAFWDGTSVVWPRADMLAGITMTILRRQLERLGVPQREQEVTVADLPELAGAVVMNSWTPGVAVHRIDAVTLPEASSFVELLHTAYLAEPLVAP encoded by the coding sequence ATGGCAGTCGTGGAAGTCGATGGTGCACGTGTCTCCTTTCAGGTGGACGGGCAGGGCCCGGGCCTGGTGCTGGTGCATGGCACCGGAGGAGATGCGCAGAGCAACTGGGGACACCTGGTCGAGCGGTTCGCATCGCGCTGGACGGTGGTCCGCCCCGACTATGCGGGCTCGGGAGAAACCGCGGACCAGGGTGGTGCGCTTTCAGTCGCCAGCCTCGCCGCACAGGTCGTGGGGGCAGCCCGTGCCGCAGGGGCGGTGCCGTTCGATCTGGTCGGCTTTTCGCTGGGCGCATCGGTGGCCGCGTACATCGCGGCCGAATATCCGGACGAGGTGCGCTCGCTGGTGCTGCTGGCGGGCTTTGCTGCCGGCGAGGATACCCGATTCAAACTGGAACTTGGCCTGTGGCGCGATCTGATCCGGAATGACCGTCACGCATTGGCCCGCTTGCTCCTGTTGACCGGCTTCAGCCCGGATTTCCTCGCCGGCCTGAGTATGGAGCAGATCGAGGAGAACATCGAGGCCATCGTCACCGGCAGCCAGTGGGAAGGCATGGTCCGGCAGGTGGAACTGGACTTGACGCTCGATGTGCGCGAGCAGGTCCAACGCATCGCCAAACCCACGCTGGTCATTGGCTGCACGTACGACCATATGGTGCCGCCGGCCCATGCGCGCGCATTGGCGGCAGCGATTCCCGGTGCGCGCTATGCGGAACTGGACAGCGGGCACCTGGCGCCGCTGGAGCGGCCGGATGAACTGGTGCGCTTGGTGAGGGGGTTTCTCGAAACGGGAAGTGCGGCAACGACGGATGCTTCACCCACGTTCATGACGCTGCGCAACGCACGGCCGGCAACGGCCGAGGAACTTGGCCCCCTGGCCTTTGCAGGCTACGCCCATTTCACTGCGATGCAGGTGCGCAACGGCGGGGTGCGCGGACTCGACCTCCACTTGGCACGCTTGCGGCAGGCCTCCTTGAAGCTGTTCGGCCAGGCGCTGCCGGATGAGCAGATCCGTGCTTCACTGAAGGCCGCAGTTCAGGCCGGTCCTGCCGACTTTTCACTGGTTGCCACGGTGTATTCGCCTGCCGGCGAGTTCATCGTGGCCGGACCGGAGGCCGTGCCCGAACTGCTGATTCGCACAGGCCCGGCGTCGTCCGGCCCGGCAGGGCCGCTCGGCCTCGCGACCTTCGAGCATGAACGGACCTTGGCCGAGGTAAAGCATGTCGGTGAGATCGCCAAGACCTGGTTTCTGCGTCGAGCCGTCGAACGGGGTTTCGACGATGCGGTCTTCGTGGACCGGCGAGGCCGGCTCAGCGAGGCGACGATCTGGAACCTCGCATTCTGGGACGGCACCTCGGTGGTGTGGCCCAGAGCTGACATGCTGGCCGGCATCACGATGACCATCCTCCGCCGGCAACTGGAACGCTTGGGCGTGCCGCAGCGGGAACAGGAGGTGACGGTGGCCGATCTGCCGGAACTGGCCGGAGCCGTGGTCATGAATTCGTGGACGCCGGGCGTGGCGGTGCATCGGATTGATGCCGTGACATTGCCGGAGGCATCGTCCTTCGTGGAGTTGTTGCACACTGCCTACTTGGCCGAGCCATTGGTTGCACCGTGA
- a CDS encoding TIGR03747 family integrating conjugative element membrane protein, giving the protein MKDPATTAERQQVRRQGLIAGAVTLPLRLVGVLVGSLLLSIVIECIGMHLWWPEQGWRHAQGMLQYELDQLSHHFTRSAVVQEPGRTAHRLVETAYEWIFVNTGLLDWMGNTSARARAPSQGAARDFRHYLSRAYLWSENYLIAAAFTVLTFIVRLLVLVLTLPLFAMAAFVGFIDGLVRRDIRKFGAGRESGFIYHRAKAALMPLVVLPWITYLMLPVSVHPMLILLPSAVLLGVTVCIAAATFKKYL; this is encoded by the coding sequence ATGAAAGACCCGGCCACCACCGCCGAGCGCCAGCAGGTCCGCCGGCAAGGCCTGATTGCCGGCGCCGTCACCCTGCCGCTGCGCCTGGTCGGGGTGCTGGTCGGGTCGCTGCTGCTGTCCATCGTCATCGAGTGTATCGGCATGCATCTGTGGTGGCCCGAGCAGGGCTGGCGCCACGCCCAGGGCATGCTCCAGTACGAACTGGATCAGCTGTCACACCATTTCACGCGCAGTGCGGTGGTGCAGGAACCGGGCCGCACGGCGCACCGGCTGGTCGAAACCGCCTATGAATGGATCTTCGTAAACACCGGCCTGCTCGACTGGATGGGCAACACATCGGCACGCGCCCGTGCGCCTAGCCAGGGCGCTGCACGGGATTTCCGCCACTACCTGAGCCGGGCCTACCTGTGGAGCGAGAACTACCTGATCGCCGCGGCGTTCACGGTGCTGACCTTCATCGTCCGGCTGCTCGTGCTGGTGCTGACCTTACCGCTGTTCGCAATGGCGGCCTTCGTCGGTTTCATCGATGGCCTGGTGCGGCGCGATATCCGCAAATTCGGCGCGGGCCGCGAATCCGGCTTCATCTACCACCGCGCGAAAGCCGCGCTGATGCCGCTGGTGGTTCTGCCCTGGATCACCTACCTCATGCTGCCGGTTTCCGTGCATCCCATGTTGATCCTGCTGCCCAGCGCGGTGCTGCTCGGCGTGACGGTGTGCATCGCAGCGGCAACGTTCAAGAAGTACCTGTGA